One part of the Anopheles coustani chromosome 2, idAnoCousDA_361_x.2, whole genome shotgun sequence genome encodes these proteins:
- the LOC131266142 gene encoding uncharacterized protein LOC131266142, producing MYKDSFAKKPNRVFRCQIDMRIDLLVSRLAEETSETIGFMAGTKSPILLEFCVGTSSGSTHTHDRSRSVRYLTTEPSGNIQATKRNERTHSQSKRKTRYPPYCEFGDKAIKLIQLVNLAVLRVGGSTMQ from the exons ATGTACAAGGACAGTTTTGCGAAGAAGCCAAATCGTGTGTTTCGTTGTCAGATCGACATGCGCATCGACCTGTTAGTTAGCAGATTAGCAGAGGAAACATCGGAAACAATCGG CTTTATGGCCGGTACAAAATCTCCTATATTACTAGAGTTTTGCGTTGGTACATCCAGCGGTTCAACACATACGCACGATAGATCTCGTAGCGTTAGATATTTAACAACGGAACCTTCCGGAAATATACAG GCAACTAAACGTAATGAACGTACTCATTCTcaatcgaaaaggaaaacaagataTCCACCGTATTGTGAGTTTGGTGACAAGGCGATAAAGCTAATTCAGCTCGTGAATCTAGCAGTTCTACGCGTCGGAGGATCAACTATGCAATAA